The Lactuca sativa cultivar Salinas chromosome 2, Lsat_Salinas_v11, whole genome shotgun sequence genome includes a window with the following:
- the LOC111899990 gene encoding 3beta-hydroxysteroid-dehydrogenase/decarboxylase — MAIDDDQSKTCVVLGGRSFIGRCLVVRLLKLGNWIVRVADSAQTLQLDPSESKHDSPLSRALSTGRASYAHVDVRHKSTIINAIEGSEVVFYMDDIDSCNNDFYIGYSIIVQGAKNVINACRRCKVHRLIYNSTTDVVIDKSHDICSGNETLLYSSKFKNLYSELKAQAEAFVLLANDIDGGLLTCSLRPSNVFGPGDKLLLPSLIEVAKSGWAKFIIGSDQTISDFTYVENVAHALICAEAALSSRMLIVSGKVFFITNFEPAKSWQFALCMLEGLGYYRPIIKLPGVVVQMIVFLIKWMHSNMNSRNIKNVSVYNIVQLMSHTTTYNCSAAERHIDYSPIVSLDDGIALTVKSFSHLAKDLPSTRLGDLIEQSKVEELLGGGQVADILLWRNERRSFLWFVGVGFLYYWFCVCERMMISSTAELLLLMIVVVSGYAKLSPKVYGCARLSPKVSVCSIWRTLPCFEVSETCMRSCVRSMVKIWNGVGDVGRSLAQGNDWTLFFKVVLSIYFFKLLVVNSFPTSMGVGLGFLFSLLLVYEQYDVEMDGLVGVSFEMMRQCVVSVTSRIPVPTPAPLCINTTTTKSKDQRHNN; from the exons ATGGCGATTGATGACGACCAGTCGAAAACTTGCGTCGTCCTCGGAGGCAGAAGCTTCATTGGAAGATGTCTCGTCGTGAGGCTATTGAAACTAGGTAATTGGATCGTACGAGTTGCCGATTCCGCTCAGACCCTCCAACTCGATCCTTCCGAGTCCAAGCATGACTCGCCTCTTAGCCGTGCTCTCTCTACTGGTCGTGCTTCCTATGCACACGTTGATGTTCGCCACAAAAGTACAATCATCAATG CTATTGAAGGTTCAGAAGTGGTATTTTACATGGATGATATCGATTCTTGCAATAATGATTTCTATATTGGTTACTCAATAATTGTTCAAG GTGCTAAAAATGTCATCAATGCTTGTAGACGATGCAAAGTTCATCGGCTAATATACAACAGTACTACAGATGTAGTGATTGATAAATCACATGATATATGCAGTGGAAATGAGACATTACTATACTCATCCAAA TTTAAGAACTTGTATAGTGAACTGAAGGCTCAAGCAGAGGCATTTGTTTTGCTTGCTAATGACATTGATGGGGGGCTCCTTACATGTTCTCTTCGCCCTAGCAATGTTTTTGGACCTGGTGACAAGCTTCTTTTGCCATCTCTTATTGAAGTTGCAAAATCTGGTTGGGCAAAG TTTATTATAGGAAGTGATCAGACCATTTCTGACTTCACATACGTGGAAAATGTCGCCCATGCCCTTATCTGTGCTGAAGCTGCTTTGTCTTCTCGCATGCTCATTGTGTCTGGAAAG gtaTTCTTCATTACTAATTTTGAGCCTGCAAAATCTTGGCAATTTGCATTGTGTATGCTGGAGGGGTTAGGTTATTACAG GCCAATCATCAAACTTCCAGGTGTGGTTGTTCAGATGATTGTTTTTCTGATAAAATGGATGCATTCAAATATGAACTCCAGAAACATTAAGAATGTTTCAGTTTACAATATAGTCCAACTAATGTCACACACTACAACTTATAACTGCTCTGCAGCTGAGCGCCATATTGACTACTCCCCAATCGTTTCACTGGAT GATGGTATTGCATTGACTGTCAAATCATTCTCTCATCTAGCTAAAGATTTACCTTCTACAAGGCTTGGTGACTTAATTGAACAATCAAAAGTGGAGGAGCTGCTAGGGGGTGGTCAAG TTGCGGATATCTTATTGTGGAGAAATGAGAGGAGATCATTCTTATGGTTTGTTGGAGTTGGATTTCTGTATTACTGGTTTTGTGTATGTGAAAGAATGATGATCTCCTCTACTGCTGAGCTTTTGCTGTTGATGATAGTTGTGGTGTCTGGATATGCTAAACTCTCACCAAAAGTCTATGGATGTGCTAGATTGTCACCTAAAGT GTCGGTGTGTTCGATCTGGAGGACATTACCATGTTTTGAGGTGTCTGAAACGTGTATGAGGAGTTGTGTTAGAAGCATGGTAAAGATATGGAATGGAGTAGGTGATGTAGGTAGATCATTGGCACAAGGAAATGACTGGACTTTGTTTTTCAAGGTCGTATTGTCAATCTACTTTTTCAAGTTGCTGGTGGTGAACTCCTTCCCCACATCAATGGGAGTAG GGTTGGGGTTTTTGTTTAGTTTGTTGTTGGTTTATGAGCAATACGATGTGGAAATGGATGGGTTGGTAGGGGTTTCATTTGAAATGATGAGGCAATGTGTTGTAAGTGTGACAAGTCGTATACCTGTGCCAACACCAGCTCCTCTATGTATCAACACCACTACTACAAAATCCAAGGATCAGAGACACAACAATTAG